In Sphingobacteriia bacterium, the DNA window AAAGACGCATATTTAATAGATGTTAGAACTGATTATGAATGGGAGAATGTAGGTCATCCTGATCTTACAAAAGCTAAAAACAACTTAGTAAAACTTTCTTGGCGTACATTGCCACAAATGGTAGTTAACACTAAATTTTCAGAAGAATTAGAACAAATTGTTTCAAATAAAGATTCAAAGTTATTTTTCATTTGCCGCGCTGGCGGTAGATCATATGAAGCTGCTACAGCTGCTATAAAAAGTGGATTTTTAAATTCATATAATGTTATTGGCGGCTTCGAAGGTCACGGTGAAGATAGCGGATGGAAATTTTCAAATCTACCATGGAGAAAGTAATGTCGACGGCCATTGATCAAAATTTTGAGGCTGATACAGAAAATAAGAACTATCAATGGGCGTTAGTTAAGAAGTCTCTTAACGAATTACTAGGCGATAATATCTATTATAATTGGCTTAATGATTTACAACTTGAATATGTAGCTAATGGACAAGTTTTACTTAAAGCCCCTTCAAGGTTTGTAAGAGAGTGGGTTATTAATAATTATTTACATCCAATTAGAAATGTATGGCAGCAATTTGATCAAAGTATTATTTGGGTTAATATATATTATGATCATACAACTTCTTCAC includes these proteins:
- a CDS encoding rhodanese-like domain-containing protein, yielding MFASNKNSDPNMQVKETLPEETYEILQHDKDAYLIDVRTDYEWENVGHPDLTKAKNNLVKLSWRTLPQMVVNTKFSEELEQIVSNKDSKLFFICRAGGRSYEAATAAIKSGFLNSYNVIGGFEGHGEDSGWKFSNLPWRK